A genomic window from Corynebacterium fournieri includes:
- a CDS encoding DUF5129 domain-containing protein: MGMTSEIAAVLGISALVGLGGAAAAYTSVEIPERDQVAVQAVGAPSAVIDDPQDVLSPEDEQRLQRDTANINAPEVVKNFHYMVFETNHENILDDVEEVLRSQYPEMIDQSKGENGHMADGVLIVGVGMDPRQAFIYGGDDVTDELMLNDDSYREELLDAMKPGVNDGNIPSGLFRTANLAMDADGLTDRRVSDAESDREGAMIGLGMGGFGVSTAIGSGVVAVRNNRRKAIAKAREDYELVTSEYTRLAGRLDEVDVRANSLSSAFADETLRRQWAEVRDRFLGMNELVHGAQGLSAINMGDDKDVYKHRKQLADAAESVDHVSNAEDNIDRLFGVEHGDPATRRADLSTIREDVLRARSDVKDSGLRNELDLLMQRIEALDANPDSPTYLDDFIRVLGDYRVILDQVKKKQFSDVKEHEKLEAPAVYDSGFWYGGYVPYVHMHSWHESNVQAAQAASSSGGGSVSSSGFSAGGGSSSF; encoded by the coding sequence ATGGGAATGACGAGCGAAATCGCAGCTGTATTGGGAATCTCCGCGCTTGTGGGGTTGGGCGGCGCTGCCGCGGCGTACACCTCGGTGGAGATTCCGGAGCGCGACCAGGTTGCAGTGCAGGCGGTCGGCGCGCCGAGCGCGGTTATCGACGACCCCCAGGATGTCCTCTCCCCCGAGGACGAGCAGCGCCTCCAGCGCGACACCGCCAACATCAACGCGCCCGAGGTGGTCAAGAACTTCCACTACATGGTCTTCGAGACCAACCACGAAAACATCCTGGACGACGTGGAGGAGGTGTTGCGCAGCCAGTACCCGGAGATGATCGACCAGTCCAAGGGCGAAAACGGCCACATGGCCGACGGCGTGCTCATCGTGGGCGTGGGCATGGACCCGCGCCAGGCGTTCATCTACGGCGGCGACGATGTCACCGACGAGCTCATGCTTAACGACGATTCGTACCGCGAAGAACTCCTCGATGCCATGAAACCGGGCGTGAATGACGGCAACATTCCTTCGGGCCTGTTCCGCACGGCGAATCTGGCCATGGATGCGGACGGCTTGACCGATCGCCGGGTATCCGATGCGGAGAGCGACCGTGAGGGCGCAATGATTGGCCTGGGCATGGGCGGGTTCGGTGTGTCCACGGCGATCGGGTCGGGTGTCGTAGCGGTGCGCAATAACCGTCGTAAGGCAATTGCGAAGGCCCGGGAGGACTACGAGCTTGTCACCAGCGAGTACACCCGGTTGGCTGGCCGCTTGGACGAGGTGGATGTGCGGGCGAACTCGCTGTCGTCGGCGTTCGCGGATGAGACGCTGCGCCGCCAGTGGGCCGAGGTGCGCGACCGCTTCCTGGGCATGAACGAGCTGGTGCACGGCGCGCAGGGGCTCAGCGCGATCAACATGGGCGACGACAAGGACGTGTACAAGCACCGCAAGCAGCTTGCGGACGCCGCGGAGAGCGTGGACCACGTCTCCAACGCCGAGGACAACATCGACCGCCTCTTCGGCGTTGAGCACGGCGACCCCGCTACCCGCCGCGCGGATTTGAGCACCATCCGCGAGGACGTGCTGCGCGCCCGCAGCGACGTGAAGGACTCCGGGCTGCGTAACGAGCTGGACCTTTTGATGCAGCGCATCGAGGCGCTCGACGCCAACCCGGACTCCCCCACCTACCTCGACGACTTCATCCGCGTGCTCGGCGATTACCGCGTGATCCTGGACCAGGTGAAGAAGAAGCAGTTCAGCGACGTGAAGGAGCACGAGAAACTGGAGGCGCCGGCGGTGTACGACTCCGGGTTCTGGTACGGCGGGTACGTGCCGTATGTGCATATGCACTCCTGGCACGAGTCCAATGTTCAGGCGGCACAGGCGGCGAGCTCGAGCGGCGGCGGCAGCGTGTCTTCCTCCGGCTTTAGCGCCGGCGGCGGCAGCTCCAGCTTCTAA
- a CDS encoding ATP-binding protein, translating into MNDIMARLRRQRNDDHCIEAKSGTGKLDTAFWKAVSSFANTKGGVILLGIQEDQRDGGFSPAPGFDPASMNDKLISALRQGQEKPPVTPIPHFYIETDEFDGFPVILVWIHPMRGDARLGQQMPCYVTAQGLRDGAYKRVLDGDQRLSSYEVFQLTTLYTPDLSELASVSEAGVNDLDEQAWRGLIESLEKRGSRIRLGTTSDAEVLERLHVLDGEGLPTLAGALALGRYPQQFFPQLFIDVAVHPAPEKSVSGTRFVDRAHCDGPLPLAVEDAIKAVMRNLRTRSVEVGSSMVDEPEIPEIALREAIVNAVMHRDYSPQVQGRQVQVDVYPDRVEVNSPGGLWSDRTVDNIDENRSVSRNPSLANLLSNLPAPSGSMRVAENQGSGIQRMRKGMERYGLPQPHFDARIGEFTVILYRFGILNPEVAQWLASVAPGSTREEQIALAIAQGLGAVSVKELRERLGLDSDHARELLGDLTDRKLLREGRSSDTFVLAVGEPDVDEVDRELISYLMEVGEAGAREIADRLKVSVNSLRPRLRNLVDANEIIPTAPPTSRKRKYRLPE; encoded by the coding sequence ATGAATGACATCATGGCCCGGTTGCGACGGCAACGGAATGACGATCACTGTATTGAGGCGAAGTCTGGAACGGGGAAGCTCGATACCGCGTTCTGGAAAGCGGTGAGCTCTTTCGCGAACACCAAGGGCGGAGTGATCCTCCTCGGTATCCAGGAGGATCAGCGTGACGGTGGCTTCAGCCCGGCACCGGGGTTTGATCCGGCCAGCATGAACGACAAACTCATAAGTGCGCTGCGTCAAGGGCAAGAGAAGCCTCCTGTGACCCCCATTCCCCATTTCTACATTGAAACTGACGAGTTTGATGGTTTCCCGGTGATCCTGGTGTGGATCCATCCGATGCGGGGTGACGCACGATTGGGCCAGCAAATGCCCTGCTATGTCACAGCACAAGGCCTGCGGGATGGCGCGTACAAGAGGGTTTTGGACGGGGACCAGAGACTGTCGAGCTACGAGGTATTTCAGCTCACGACGCTATACACGCCGGACCTTTCGGAACTTGCATCCGTTAGTGAGGCTGGCGTGAACGATTTGGACGAGCAGGCATGGAGGGGCCTAATCGAATCGCTAGAGAAGCGGGGTTCGCGGATCCGTCTCGGGACGACCAGTGACGCTGAAGTCTTGGAGCGCCTTCACGTGCTTGACGGCGAAGGCCTCCCAACTCTGGCTGGTGCTCTGGCTCTCGGACGCTACCCCCAACAGTTTTTCCCGCAGCTGTTCATCGACGTGGCTGTGCATCCTGCGCCCGAGAAATCCGTCTCGGGTACCAGGTTTGTGGATCGTGCCCATTGCGACGGGCCCTTGCCGCTCGCGGTGGAAGACGCAATTAAGGCGGTAATGCGCAATCTGCGAACTCGCTCCGTAGAAGTCGGTTCGTCGATGGTCGATGAACCAGAGATCCCGGAAATCGCATTGCGTGAAGCAATTGTGAACGCGGTAATGCACCGGGACTACAGCCCCCAGGTTCAAGGCCGACAGGTGCAGGTCGATGTCTATCCGGATCGAGTGGAAGTGAACAGCCCGGGTGGCTTGTGGAGCGACCGGACGGTGGACAACATTGATGAAAATCGTTCGGTCAGCCGTAATCCCTCCCTCGCTAATCTGCTTAGCAATCTGCCCGCTCCTTCAGGATCGATGCGTGTGGCAGAGAATCAAGGAAGCGGCATCCAACGAATGCGCAAGGGCATGGAACGCTACGGTCTGCCTCAGCCCCATTTCGATGCAAGGATTGGTGAGTTCACGGTTATCTTGTACCGCTTTGGAATTCTCAATCCGGAGGTTGCGCAGTGGTTGGCCTCCGTGGCGCCGGGAAGTACGCGAGAGGAACAGATTGCGCTCGCAATTGCTCAAGGGCTCGGTGCTGTGTCGGTTAAGGAGCTGCGGGAACGCCTAGGGCTCGACAGCGACCATGCGCGTGAGCTTCTGGGTGATTTGACCGATCGTAAGTTGCTCAGGGAGGGGCGCTCCAGCGACACTTTTGTCCTTGCAGTCGGAGAACCTGACGTCGATGAAGTCGACCGAGAGCTGATTTCCTACCTGATGGAAGTTGGAGAAGCTGGAGCGCGCGAGATCGCGGACCGTCTCAAAGTGAGTGTGAATTCCTTGCGCCCCAGACTCCGAAATCTGGTGGACGCAAATGAAATTATCCCAACTGCACCACCGACGAGCAGGAAGCGAAAGTATCGCCTCCCCGAGTAG
- a CDS encoding dicarboxylate/amino acid:cation symporter → MKNKLLHSLLFWVVVAIILGFLCSLFFPDWLARVFVTFNGLFSNFLGFFVPVLIFALIAPAIAGLGRGAGKWLGITAGVAYGSTVLSGLLAWVTGSALYPKLLQGKDLITDIADPDEGGLTPYFDVEMPPPLPIMSALLLAFVVGLAMTAVKSDNLYNVLQELNDVVLKVVVTFVIPLLPLYIFGTFLNLGMNENFADTMAAMGVVLLLSVVMTVIVVLLQYCVAGVVAGVNPFRALKNMLPAYFTALGTSSSAATIPVTYESTLKNNVDEEVAGFVVPLCATIQLSGSMMKIMLYAISIVYMASLDITAGQIIGFILMLGIMMIAAPGVPGGAIMAAAGLLQSNLGFDESMLSLMIASYIVVDSFGTAANVTGDGAVALIVNKFASGKIKGHQLDDEPSAAPAAGSTAVQ, encoded by the coding sequence ATGAAAAACAAGCTTCTGCACTCATTGCTCTTTTGGGTGGTCGTGGCAATCATCCTCGGGTTCTTGTGCAGCCTGTTCTTCCCGGACTGGCTCGCCCGAGTCTTTGTCACCTTTAACGGCCTCTTCTCCAACTTCCTCGGCTTCTTCGTGCCGGTGCTCATCTTCGCGCTCATCGCCCCCGCAATCGCGGGTCTGGGCCGCGGCGCCGGCAAGTGGCTCGGCATCACGGCGGGCGTGGCGTACGGCTCCACCGTCCTTTCCGGCCTGCTCGCTTGGGTCACCGGCTCGGCCCTGTACCCCAAGCTGTTGCAGGGCAAGGACCTGATTACAGACATCGCAGACCCCGACGAGGGCGGGCTCACGCCGTACTTCGACGTGGAGATGCCGCCGCCGCTGCCCATCATGTCCGCGCTGCTGCTGGCGTTCGTGGTGGGCTTGGCCATGACGGCGGTGAAGTCCGACAACCTGTACAACGTGCTGCAGGAGCTCAACGACGTTGTGCTGAAGGTCGTGGTCACCTTTGTCATCCCGCTGCTGCCGCTGTACATCTTCGGCACCTTCCTCAACCTGGGCATGAACGAGAACTTCGCGGACACCATGGCCGCGATGGGCGTGGTGCTACTCCTGTCCGTGGTCATGACGGTGATTGTGGTGCTGCTGCAGTACTGCGTCGCCGGCGTGGTCGCGGGTGTGAACCCGTTCCGCGCGCTGAAGAACATGCTGCCGGCGTACTTCACCGCGCTGGGCACCTCCTCCTCCGCCGCCACCATCCCGGTGACGTACGAGTCCACGCTGAAGAACAACGTGGACGAGGAAGTCGCGGGCTTTGTGGTCCCGCTTTGCGCCACCATCCAGCTGTCCGGCTCGATGATGAAGATCATGCTGTACGCCATCTCCATCGTGTACATGGCCAGCCTGGACATCACCGCAGGCCAGATCATCGGCTTCATCCTCATGCTGGGCATCATGATGATCGCTGCGCCGGGCGTGCCGGGCGGCGCCATCATGGCGGCTGCGGGCCTGCTGCAGTCCAACCTCGGCTTCGACGAGTCGATGCTCTCGCTGATGATCGCGTCTTACATCGTGGTCGATTCCTTCGGCACCGCCGCCAACGTCACGGGCGACGGCGCGGTCGCGCTCATCGTGAACAAGTTCGCGTCGGGCAAGATCAAGGGGCATCAGCTTGACGACGAACCTTCGGCCGCCCCCGCCGCCGGCTCCACCGCCGTGCAGTAG
- a CDS encoding SdpI family protein: MSPFEHMSTLNVVVGIIFILLTLLLLIPGALASAGKLPGNKWFGLHVPAVRKDRAIWDQAHKVAGPFWLLAGVALAFGAAFSFIASGWMWLMPAVALVAAVIAASLGGNFGARAAVAVEQAREKQPEEPKPAVNIDALRRAAGHADEQK, encoded by the coding sequence ATGAGTCCGTTTGAGCACATGAGCACCCTCAACGTCGTCGTCGGCATCATCTTCATCCTGCTGACACTCCTCCTGCTCATCCCGGGCGCCCTCGCGTCCGCGGGCAAGCTGCCCGGCAACAAGTGGTTCGGCCTGCACGTTCCGGCCGTGCGCAAGGACCGAGCCATCTGGGATCAGGCGCACAAGGTCGCTGGCCCCTTCTGGCTCCTGGCGGGCGTGGCGCTCGCCTTCGGCGCCGCTTTCTCCTTCATCGCCTCCGGGTGGATGTGGCTGATGCCGGCCGTGGCGCTGGTTGCTGCGGTGATCGCGGCCTCGCTTGGCGGCAACTTCGGCGCCCGCGCTGCGGTGGCGGTGGAGCAGGCCCGCGAGAAGCAGCCGGAGGAGCCGAAGCCCGCGGTGAACATCGATGCTTTGCGACGAGCCGCAGGCCACGCCGACGAGCAGAAGTAG
- a CDS encoding winged helix-turn-helix domain-containing protein — protein sequence MHWNEAILTVLREAGEPMAYKDIAAEIVSRGLVDAPDINAELATHAAITGLMVDGVVAAAPRGKYRLAE from the coding sequence ATGCACTGGAACGAAGCGATCCTGACCGTGCTGCGCGAGGCGGGGGAGCCGATGGCCTACAAGGACATCGCCGCCGAGATCGTCTCCCGCGGTCTGGTTGACGCCCCGGACATCAACGCCGAGCTGGCCACCCACGCCGCCATCACCGGCCTGATGGTCGACGGTGTGGTCGCCGCCGCCCCACGCGGGAAGTACCGCCTAGCTGAATAA
- a CDS encoding anthranilate synthase component 1, with the protein MQYTHRTVRYHEDVASLFAHVGGLDAQDAVLLESADITTRSGLQSVAVLRASVRVTCTGNRVQVDPLTPSGEVIAAGLGLDEFRVGEHTYEFPPASAVDERERLTAPSTADVLRALTTRAGYGNEDFPLLAGGFAYDYLDSFETLPAVAQGPNTYPDYQFVLAEILLRVNHEAGTAYLAAVDAAGEGIDLEPLASRINQPVPDHRPEAGGAERLVAKATVPDAEFRAHVEQLKQHITNGDIYQVVPARAFTAECTDAFAAYRRLRASNPSPYMFYIRGEGYELFGASPESNLKFDHATRQVELYPIAGTCPRGLNPDGSVNHELDARMELQLRTDAKEVAEHTMLVDLARNDMARVAEPRTRRVRELLQVDRYSRVMHLVSRVTATLAQDLDALDAYRACINIGTLTGAPKLRATELLRGVEGTRRGSYGGAVGYLRGDGDFDTCIVIRSAFVAKQTATVQAGAGVVRDSNPQAEADETLHKAYAVLQALAGGRELEVQK; encoded by the coding sequence ATGCAATACACCCACCGAACGGTGCGCTACCACGAGGACGTGGCTAGCCTGTTCGCCCACGTCGGCGGGCTCGACGCGCAGGATGCCGTGCTGCTCGAGTCCGCCGACATCACCACCCGCTCCGGCCTGCAGTCCGTGGCGGTGCTGCGCGCCTCCGTGCGCGTGACCTGCACCGGCAACCGCGTCCAGGTCGATCCACTGACGCCTTCCGGCGAGGTCATCGCCGCCGGGCTGGGCCTAGACGAGTTCCGGGTGGGGGAGCACACCTACGAGTTCCCGCCCGCCAGCGCTGTGGACGAGCGCGAACGCCTGACCGCACCGTCTACAGCAGATGTGCTGCGCGCGCTGACCACCCGGGCGGGCTACGGCAACGAGGACTTCCCGCTGCTCGCCGGCGGCTTCGCGTACGACTACCTGGACAGCTTTGAAACGCTACCGGCCGTCGCGCAAGGGCCGAACACTTACCCGGACTACCAGTTCGTGCTGGCAGAGATCCTGCTGCGCGTCAACCACGAAGCGGGCACCGCCTATCTCGCCGCCGTGGACGCCGCGGGCGAGGGCATCGACCTCGAGCCGCTGGCCAGCCGCATCAATCAGCCGGTGCCGGACCACCGGCCGGAGGCGGGGGGCGCGGAGCGGCTCGTCGCTAAGGCAACGGTGCCGGACGCGGAGTTCCGCGCGCACGTGGAGCAGCTCAAGCAGCACATCACCAACGGCGACATCTACCAGGTCGTGCCCGCCCGCGCGTTTACCGCGGAGTGCACAGACGCGTTCGCGGCGTACCGGCGACTGCGCGCATCCAACCCCTCTCCCTACATGTTCTACATCCGCGGCGAAGGCTACGAGCTGTTCGGCGCCTCACCCGAATCCAACTTGAAATTCGACCACGCCACCCGCCAGGTGGAGCTGTACCCGATCGCCGGTACTTGCCCGCGCGGGCTGAACCCGGACGGCAGCGTCAACCACGAGCTGGACGCGCGCATGGAGCTGCAGCTGCGCACGGACGCCAAAGAGGTTGCGGAGCACACCATGCTGGTCGACCTGGCCCGCAACGACATGGCGCGCGTGGCCGAACCCCGCACCCGGCGGGTCCGCGAGCTGTTGCAGGTGGACCGCTACTCCCGCGTGATGCACCTGGTCAGCCGCGTCACCGCCACGTTGGCGCAGGACCTGGACGCGCTCGACGCCTACCGGGCGTGCATCAACATCGGCACGCTCACCGGGGCGCCGAAGCTGCGCGCGACCGAGCTGCTGCGCGGGGTGGAGGGCACCCGCCGCGGGTCCTACGGCGGGGCGGTGGGATATCTGCGCGGGGACGGCGACTTTGATACTTGTATTGTCATTCGCTCTGCGTTCGTCGCAAAGCAAACTGCAACTGTGCAGGCAGGCGCCGGCGTAGTGCGCGACTCCAACCCGCAGGCGGAGGCCGACGAGACCCTGCACAAGGCCTACGCGGTGCTGCAGGCGCTCGCAGGCGGGCGCGAGTTGGAGGTGCAGAAATGA
- a CDS encoding glutamine amidotransferase-related protein, with product MIVLLDNQDSFVYNLVDALAGFDTVVYRNTVSADTVLAADPELIVLSPGPGYPADAGCMMEVIARAQGRIPILGICLGYQALIEHFGGRVVPCGPEHGTSVPMRLTAPHLLFDGLTAGGTPNQPGLDVPVARYHSLGAAEAPDGVVPLAWTGTDIGDVIMAAETGDGYSIGFQFHPESILTPAGPQLLERCVDRLLKKGRDNG from the coding sequence ATGATTGTGCTGCTGGATAACCAAGATTCCTTTGTGTACAACCTGGTCGACGCGCTGGCCGGCTTCGACACCGTGGTCTACCGCAACACTGTCAGCGCGGACACCGTGCTCGCCGCGGACCCGGAGCTCATCGTGCTCTCGCCGGGGCCCGGCTACCCCGCGGACGCCGGCTGCATGATGGAGGTCATCGCGCGCGCCCAGGGCCGCATCCCGATCCTGGGCATCTGCCTGGGCTACCAGGCGCTCATCGAGCACTTCGGCGGCCGCGTCGTACCCTGCGGGCCCGAGCACGGCACCTCCGTTCCCATGCGGCTGACCGCGCCGCACCTGCTTTTCGACGGCCTCACGGCCGGCGGCACCCCCAACCAGCCCGGCCTCGACGTGCCTGTTGCGCGCTACCACTCGCTCGGCGCGGCGGAGGCGCCGGACGGGGTGGTGCCGTTGGCGTGGACCGGCACCGACATCGGCGACGTGATCATGGCCGCCGAAACCGGCGACGGGTACTCCATCGGCTTCCAATTCCACCCCGAATCCATCCTCACCCCCGCGGGCCCGCAGCTGCTGGAACGCTGCGTTGACCGCTTGCTTAAGAAGGGACGCGACAATGGCTGA
- the trpD gene encoding anthranilate phosphoribosyltransferase, with protein MADHIQIFREFITNPSPTLEEAVEAFTPLTVGDYDDVRIAALLATIRTRGETFTDIAGAAKAFLAAGRPFPVTGEGIMDTAGTGGDGANTINITTAASLVAAAGGVKMIKCGNRSVSSKSGSADVLEALNIPLDLDPERAVRQFESSNFTFLFAPAYNPAIAFVQPVRKKLGVPTLFNTMGPLLSPARPEFQIMGIANYKLGPTIAETMKTLGRTRALVVHGAGTDEIAVHDETLIWELRDGEISHYTVTPDQLCADTHSLEDLRGGDGAENAAAMRATFAGEGPAAHRDAVAVNAGAMFYLYGISDSLADGTAHAKDLLDRGTVAEWLRTHEEADYSA; from the coding sequence ATGGCTGACCACATCCAGATCTTCCGCGAGTTCATCACCAACCCCTCGCCGACATTGGAGGAGGCGGTGGAGGCGTTCACGCCGCTGACGGTCGGCGACTACGACGACGTCCGCATCGCCGCACTGCTGGCCACCATCCGCACCCGCGGCGAAACCTTCACGGACATCGCCGGCGCGGCGAAGGCCTTTCTCGCCGCCGGCCGCCCCTTCCCAGTAACGGGGGAGGGGATCATGGACACCGCCGGCACAGGCGGCGACGGGGCGAACACCATCAACATCACCACGGCAGCCTCCTTGGTCGCGGCCGCCGGCGGGGTGAAGATGATCAAGTGCGGCAACCGCTCGGTGTCCTCCAAGTCCGGATCCGCCGACGTGCTCGAGGCGTTGAACATCCCCCTAGACCTCGACCCGGAGCGGGCGGTGCGCCAGTTTGAATCCTCAAACTTCACATTCCTGTTCGCCCCGGCCTACAATCCAGCTATCGCGTTCGTGCAACCTGTGCGCAAGAAACTCGGCGTACCCACGCTGTTTAATACGATGGGCCCATTATTGAGTCCCGCACGACCCGAATTTCAAATAATGGGTATTGCCAACTATAAGTTAGGCCCCACTATTGCGGAGACCATGAAAACGCTGGGGCGCACGCGTGCGCTCGTGGTGCACGGCGCCGGCACCGACGAGATCGCGGTCCACGACGAGACCCTCATCTGGGAGCTTAGAGACGGCGAAATCTCGCACTACACGGTCACCCCCGACCAGCTCTGCGCGGACACCCACTCGCTCGAGGACCTCCGCGGCGGCGACGGCGCGGAAAACGCCGCCGCCATGCGCGCCACCTTCGCGGGGGAGGGGCCGGCCGCCCACCGCGACGCCGTAGCCGTCAACGCCGGGGCGATGTTCTACCTCTACGGTATCTCGGATTCGCTCGCCGACGGCACGGCGCATGCGAAGGATTTGCTTGACCGCGGCACCGTCGCCGAATGGCTGCGCACCCACGAGGAGGCGGACTACAGTGCCTAA
- the trpCF gene encoding bifunctional indole-3-glycerol-phosphate synthase TrpC/phosphoribosylanthranilate isomerase TrpF has product MRRICLTAAPSPNGCAPTRRRTTVPKILSEIVANRKRHLDVIRGRLGHVSFATLRYSERSLYDALAAPGASYIMECKSASPSLGTIRADYKPGEIASVYSRYASAISVLCEPDYFGGDYDHLATVAATTHLPVLCKDFIVDEVQIYAARYFGADAVLLMLSVLSDDEYAHLSSIAASLRMDVLTEVIDEEEAARAKKLGAKIFGVNHRNLHDLSIDLDRSARLAEHAPDGAVVVAESGIRDAATVRRLGGHSDAFLVGSQLTFQPDIDRACRELVYGPNKVCGLRSASAAQAAKAAGAVYGGLIFEDASPRNVSRETAAEIVSAEPELEYVAVSRRTHGFDELLQHGISAVQLHAPYQGSLEGERDLIERVRSEVGPALQVWRAVDMTCDVPVEGVAELVDKLVLDAGAGGTGETFDWSRITTTDALLAGGLNPGKLEAALRTGCLGLDLNSGFEDPRGHKDAAALREGFRTIRNFHY; this is encoded by the coding sequence ATGCGAAGGATTTGCTTGACCGCGGCACCGTCGCCGAATGGCTGCGCACCCACGAGGAGGCGGACTACAGTGCCTAAGATTCTCTCCGAAATCGTGGCCAACCGAAAGCGTCACCTTGACGTTATTCGTGGACGCCTGGGTCACGTTTCTTTCGCCACGTTACGGTATTCCGAGCGGTCCTTGTACGACGCGCTCGCCGCCCCCGGGGCCTCCTACATCATGGAGTGCAAGTCCGCCTCGCCCTCCCTCGGCACCATCCGCGCGGACTACAAACCGGGGGAGATCGCATCGGTCTACTCCCGCTACGCCTCCGCGATCTCCGTGCTGTGCGAGCCCGACTACTTCGGCGGGGACTACGACCATCTCGCCACCGTCGCCGCCACGACCCACCTGCCGGTGCTGTGCAAGGACTTCATCGTCGACGAGGTGCAGATCTACGCCGCGCGCTACTTCGGCGCGGACGCGGTGCTGCTGATGCTGTCCGTGCTTTCCGACGACGAGTACGCCCACCTTTCCTCTATTGCGGCCTCATTACGCATGGACGTCCTCACGGAGGTGATCGACGAGGAGGAAGCGGCGCGTGCGAAGAAGCTGGGCGCGAAGATCTTCGGCGTCAACCACCGCAACCTCCACGACTTGAGCATCGACCTCGACCGCTCCGCGCGCCTCGCCGAGCACGCGCCCGACGGGGCAGTGGTGGTGGCGGAGTCCGGAATCCGGGATGCTGCGACGGTCCGCCGCCTCGGCGGACACTCCGACGCGTTCCTTGTCGGCTCGCAGTTGACCTTCCAGCCGGACATCGACCGCGCCTGCCGCGAGCTGGTCTACGGTCCGAACAAGGTCTGCGGCCTGCGCTCAGCCTCCGCGGCCCAGGCGGCGAAGGCGGCCGGGGCGGTGTACGGCGGTCTCATCTTCGAGGACGCCTCCCCGCGCAATGTTTCACGTGAAACTGCCGCCGAAATCGTCTCCGCCGAGCCGGAACTGGAGTATGTGGCAGTCTCGCGCCGGACCCACGGCTTCGACGAGCTCCTCCAGCACGGAATATCCGCGGTGCAGCTCCACGCTCCGTACCAGGGCTCGCTCGAGGGGGAGCGGGACCTGATCGAGCGCGTCCGCTCCGAGGTCGGCCCCGCGCTCCAGGTGTGGCGGGCAGTGGATATGACGTGCGATGTACCGGTGGAGGGGGTAGCGGAGCTCGTGGACAAGCTAGTGCTCGATGCAGGCGCAGGCGGCACGGGCGAAACCTTCGACTGGTCCCGCATCACCACCACCGACGCCCTGCTCGCAGGCGGGCTCAACCCCGGCAAACTCGAAGCGGCGCTGCGCACCGGCTGCCTCGGGCTCGACCTCAACTCCGGCTTCGAAGACCCGCGCGGCCACAAAGACGCCGCCGCGCTGCGCGAAGGATTCCGCACAATCCGCAACTTCCACTACTAA